From a region of the Nitrospira lenta genome:
- a CDS encoding ABC transporter substrate-binding protein, whose translation MKRLSSTALAFFSLLLGTGTFIAHTALAADTIRVGHFPNITHVQGLVAQHLSRTGHGWFEERLGKDVKIDWYVYNAGPGAMEALLAGSIDLTYVGPSPTLNAYSKSNGEEIRIIAGAATGGAALVVQPDSGLKQPADFRGKTIATPQLGNTQDVACRAWLANGGLKITQTGGEAFIVPTPNPDQLSLFQQKKLDAVWTVEPWVSRLERDAGGKILLEQPKDSITVLVSSVKFLKTKRELARKFAQAHRELTEWILAHPAEAKQMVQQELAAETQAKVSAELIAQAWTRIGLTTEASPDEYRQFVANAQRAGFIRTAPDLSRLIERLN comes from the coding sequence ATGAAACGATTATCATCGACCGCTCTCGCCTTCTTCTCCCTTCTCTTGGGAACCGGCACGTTCATCGCGCACACCGCACTCGCCGCCGACACTATTCGCGTCGGGCATTTTCCGAACATCACCCACGTCCAAGGCCTGGTCGCGCAACACCTCTCACGCACCGGCCATGGCTGGTTTGAGGAACGGCTCGGCAAGGATGTGAAGATCGACTGGTATGTCTACAATGCCGGACCGGGCGCCATGGAAGCGCTCCTGGCAGGCTCCATCGACCTCACCTACGTGGGGCCGAGCCCGACGCTGAATGCGTACAGCAAATCGAACGGCGAGGAGATCCGCATCATCGCCGGCGCCGCGACCGGCGGCGCCGCATTGGTCGTCCAACCGGATTCCGGGCTCAAACAGCCGGCCGACTTTCGCGGGAAAACCATCGCGACGCCGCAACTGGGCAATACCCAGGACGTCGCCTGCCGGGCCTGGCTGGCCAACGGCGGGCTGAAAATCACCCAGACCGGCGGCGAAGCCTTTATCGTTCCGACTCCCAATCCGGATCAGCTCTCGCTGTTTCAGCAAAAAAAGCTCGACGCCGTCTGGACGGTCGAGCCCTGGGTCTCACGCCTGGAACGCGACGCCGGAGGCAAGATCTTGCTCGAACAGCCGAAGGACAGCATCACAGTCCTGGTCTCGAGCGTGAAGTTCCTCAAGACCAAACGCGAACTCGCCAGAAAGTTTGCGCAGGCCCACCGTGAACTCACCGAGTGGATCCTCGCGCATCCGGCAGAGGCGAAGCAGATGGTCCAGCAAGAACTGGCCGCCGAGACGCAGGCCAAAGTCTCAGCCGAATTGATTGCACAAGCCTGGACGCGCATCGGCCTCACCACAGAGGCCTCACCGGACGAGTACCGGCAATTCGTCGCCAATGCTCAGCGCGCCGGTTTTATTCGCACGGCACCCGACTTGTCGCGTTTAATCGAAAGGCTGAACTGA
- a CDS encoding ABC transporter ATP-binding protein, producing the protein MLTSESPSANTASNKLVIEHVSKFFRTSSLNVQALDDVTLQIAEGEFVCLVGPSGCGKSTLLNIIAGLDRPDRGLVQADGHTIAGPGPHRLMMFQEAALFPWLTVLGNVLFGLKLSHGLNAAERQEKAEYFLELVGLKRFMHSNVHELSGGMKQRVALARALAPNPSVLLMDEPFGALDALTREQLYGDIQRIWSQHRKTIVFVTHNVREAVCLGDRVILFSPNPGRIREEFAIPLPRPRDINSVDLARYATEITRVLKGYVQTEVAG; encoded by the coding sequence ATGCTGACATCGGAAAGTCCATCGGCCAACACCGCCTCCAACAAACTCGTCATTGAGCACGTGTCGAAGTTCTTTCGGACGAGTTCGTTGAATGTGCAGGCACTCGATGACGTGACACTCCAGATCGCCGAAGGCGAGTTCGTCTGTCTCGTCGGCCCCAGCGGCTGCGGCAAATCGACCTTGCTCAACATCATTGCCGGTCTCGACCGGCCCGATCGCGGGCTGGTTCAGGCCGACGGCCACACCATTGCCGGCCCCGGTCCTCACCGTCTCATGATGTTTCAAGAAGCCGCGCTCTTCCCGTGGCTGACCGTGTTGGGCAACGTCCTCTTCGGACTGAAACTCAGCCACGGATTGAATGCCGCGGAGCGTCAGGAGAAGGCCGAATATTTTCTGGAACTCGTCGGGCTGAAGCGGTTCATGCATTCCAATGTCCACGAACTCTCCGGCGGCATGAAACAACGCGTCGCCCTGGCTCGCGCCCTAGCGCCGAACCCCAGCGTGCTCTTGATGGACGAACCCTTCGGCGCACTCGATGCCCTCACGCGAGAGCAACTGTACGGAGACATTCAACGCATCTGGAGCCAGCATCGCAAGACCATCGTCTTCGTCACGCACAACGTGCGCGAAGCCGTGTGTCTTGGCGACCGCGTGATCCTGTTTTCGCCCAACCCCGGACGCATTCGCGAAGAATTCGCCATTCCCCTTCCGCGCCCGCGCGACATCAACAGCGTGGACCTCGCGCGGTACGCCACGGAGATTACCCGTGTGCTGAAAGGGTATGTTCAAACAGAGGTGGCCGGATGA
- a CDS encoding ABC transporter permease — MIARWLSASLFFLALLAAWHLAVEAKIWSPLLLPSPLSVFDYLRSAVDDGTLWEATVVTVRRLLIGYGLGILVGLPLGLLTASSRWAQDTIGVLALGLQTLPSVCWVPLALLWFGQTESAMLFVVVMGTLWSLILATDNGVRTIPPIYTRAARSMGSTGLHTWTHVVLPASLPFLLSGMKQSWAFAWRSLMAAEIFVTILTGFGLGHLLHYGRELNAMDQVVGIMFVIVFIGLAVDKALFAPIERFLHRRWGTGRP, encoded by the coding sequence ATGATCGCACGATGGTTGTCCGCCTCGCTGTTTTTCCTGGCACTCCTGGCGGCATGGCACCTTGCCGTGGAGGCTAAGATCTGGTCGCCGCTCCTGCTGCCGTCTCCCCTAAGTGTCTTCGACTATCTGCGGTCCGCCGTGGACGACGGCACTCTCTGGGAGGCCACCGTCGTCACCGTGCGGCGGCTCCTGATCGGATACGGACTCGGCATTCTGGTCGGGCTTCCCCTCGGCCTTCTCACCGCCTCGTCCCGCTGGGCGCAAGATACCATCGGAGTCCTCGCGCTGGGGCTCCAAACGCTTCCGAGCGTCTGCTGGGTGCCGCTCGCGCTGCTCTGGTTCGGTCAAACCGAATCCGCCATGCTCTTCGTCGTGGTGATGGGAACGCTCTGGTCGCTGATTCTGGCCACCGACAACGGCGTGCGGACCATCCCGCCCATCTATACCCGCGCCGCCCGCAGCATGGGATCGACCGGGCTGCATACTTGGACGCATGTGGTTCTGCCGGCCTCGCTGCCCTTCCTCCTGAGCGGTATGAAGCAAAGCTGGGCCTTCGCCTGGCGGTCGCTGATGGCGGCGGAAATCTTTGTCACCATCTTGACCGGATTCGGCCTCGGGCATCTGCTGCACTACGGCCGGGAACTCAATGCTATGGATCAAGTTGTCGGCATCATGTTCGTCATTGTGTTCATCGGGCTGGCGGTCGACAAAGCGCTCTTCGCTCCGATCGAGCGATTTCTTCACCGCCGATGGGGAACCGGCCGCCCATAA
- a CDS encoding sensor histidine kinase yields the protein MSSAPPGFIARLSIGKKLAVAFGLILLLLVGSFSATLVYLSRVNSYVDRHQRITIPGVVTAAEMLRNVGEIETRMHQVREHLSGADRTAGFAAIAGIERRTLASLDTYQATHAARTHPILYGMLEHHGRTDLAEQEDQAIVAIADGITALRAQREDLAATRVPTPAGPAATESTYEQVAARTQDAIASLIDVHRKIDVEMKIEGDRLVDQARTMVAGIIGVLGLLIVTVYAIMKRQVANPLKRLAATADRVAHHELAAQFEPWPSRDEVGALAGSLTTMLTSLREHSTALMRKTKELEAFTYSIAHDLKGPLREIEGFSSLLEKQFADSNDAQLQHHIGIIRTSALRLTHMIDALLKYSRLEQQNLPRLRFNVMETISSLLVDRQQFLTGTKAKITVNLPYSDLYGEPVSVRQAITNLLDNALKFSRHTAAPAITIGGQQTATEQWLWIRDNGIGFDAGQADKIFGLFERLHSPGEYEGTGVGLAIVKLVMEKHGGRVWAESTPGQGSTFFIAFPTQVP from the coding sequence ATGTCATCCGCACCGCCCGGCTTCATAGCCCGTCTGTCCATCGGCAAGAAACTCGCCGTTGCCTTCGGCCTGATCCTGCTGCTCCTCGTCGGGAGCTTCTCCGCCACACTCGTCTATCTGTCCCGCGTGAACAGTTATGTCGATCGCCATCAGCGCATTACCATCCCCGGGGTTGTGACGGCTGCGGAAATGCTCCGCAACGTGGGAGAGATCGAAACACGCATGCACCAGGTCCGGGAACATCTCTCCGGCGCGGACCGTACCGCGGGCTTTGCGGCGATTGCCGGAATCGAACGGCGCACGCTGGCATCGCTCGATACCTATCAAGCGACGCACGCCGCCCGCACCCATCCGATTCTCTATGGCATGCTGGAACACCATGGGCGGACCGATCTGGCCGAGCAGGAAGACCAGGCCATCGTCGCCATTGCGGACGGCATCACCGCCTTACGCGCACAGAGGGAAGACCTAGCCGCTACGCGCGTCCCCACACCCGCCGGACCAGCCGCCACAGAATCCACCTACGAACAAGTGGCCGCGCGTACACAGGACGCCATTGCCTCCTTGATTGACGTGCACCGAAAAATCGATGTGGAAATGAAGATCGAAGGCGACAGGCTGGTCGACCAAGCCCGGACCATGGTGGCCGGCATCATCGGCGTGCTCGGACTCCTGATCGTCACGGTCTATGCGATCATGAAACGTCAGGTCGCCAATCCGCTCAAGCGTCTGGCGGCGACCGCCGATCGTGTCGCGCACCACGAACTGGCCGCGCAATTCGAGCCCTGGCCAAGCCGCGACGAAGTCGGCGCCCTGGCCGGTTCGCTCACCACCATGCTGACGAGCCTGCGAGAGCACAGCACCGCCCTGATGCGGAAGACCAAGGAGCTGGAAGCCTTTACCTATTCGATCGCCCACGACCTCAAGGGGCCGTTGCGCGAGATCGAAGGGTTTTCCTCGCTGCTCGAAAAACAGTTCGCCGATTCGAACGACGCGCAACTCCAGCATCACATCGGCATCATCCGCACATCAGCCCTGCGTCTCACCCACATGATCGACGCGCTATTGAAGTACTCACGACTGGAACAACAAAACCTTCCCCGCCTTCGCTTTAATGTCATGGAAACGATCTCCAGCCTGCTGGTCGATCGCCAACAGTTCCTGACAGGAACCAAAGCGAAGATCACGGTCAACCTGCCCTACTCGGACCTCTATGGCGAACCAGTCAGTGTGCGCCAGGCCATCACGAATCTATTGGACAATGCACTGAAATTCTCCCGGCACACCGCCGCGCCAGCCATCACCATCGGCGGCCAGCAAACCGCCACTGAGCAATGGCTTTGGATCCGCGACAACGGCATCGGCTTCGACGCCGGCCAGGCCGATAAGATCTTCGGCCTCTTCGAGCGGCTCCATAGCCCCGGCGAATACGAAGGCACCGGCGTCGGCCTTGCGATCGTGAAACTCGTGATGGAGAAACACGGCGGGCGCGTGTGGGCGGAATCCACGCCCGGTCAAGGCAGCACATTCTTTATCGCCTTTCCCACACAGGTGCCGTGA
- a CDS encoding sigma-54-dependent transcriptional regulator: protein MRTLIIDDEEYVRLVLEQALREEDCQVTAVKQGQAGIDALQAAPFDCVITDLRMPGIDGRAVLKWIAEHQPDVDVLMLTGHGDVKDAVDAIKHGAWDFLVKETPFDAGVVKVALTKLRTVRALRKENLAARHGGFSRDVIVEGPSQAWQKLKTQIAQVAPSHAPVLIQGETGSGKEIAARLLHDLSRRAGGPFLAINCGAVSRELLESELFGHEKGAFTGATGTKIGLIAAAEGGTLFLDELGEMPGPMQVSLLRFLDRNEYRPVGSTRTLQAEVRIVGATNQDLQELIHQGRFRDDLLYRINTVTLRVPPLRERTEDLTALIDHILQTLRIPGATKRTIATDALQRLATYAWPGNVRELRNVIERIILMSAETGLITQAEVDQVLPKATGALRTDDPANLTLEDIEQRHILRVLDASGGNKTAAAKILDIDYKTLLAKLKKFAIDK, encoded by the coding sequence ATGCGCACACTCATCATCGACGACGAAGAATATGTCCGCCTGGTCCTTGAGCAGGCCCTGCGCGAGGAAGATTGCCAGGTCACCGCCGTCAAACAAGGCCAGGCCGGCATCGATGCCTTGCAAGCCGCGCCGTTCGACTGCGTCATTACGGATCTGCGAATGCCCGGCATCGACGGACGAGCGGTCCTGAAATGGATCGCCGAACATCAGCCCGATGTCGATGTGCTGATGCTGACCGGCCACGGCGACGTGAAAGATGCGGTCGATGCGATCAAGCACGGCGCCTGGGATTTCCTCGTGAAAGAAACGCCCTTCGACGCCGGCGTCGTCAAGGTGGCCCTGACCAAGCTCAGGACGGTCCGCGCGCTGAGAAAAGAGAACCTGGCGGCCCGGCACGGAGGCTTCTCACGCGATGTCATCGTCGAAGGACCGAGCCAGGCCTGGCAGAAGCTCAAGACCCAAATCGCGCAAGTCGCGCCCTCCCACGCACCCGTCCTTATTCAGGGAGAAACCGGTTCGGGCAAAGAAATCGCCGCGCGGCTGCTCCATGACCTGAGCCGGCGAGCCGGTGGTCCGTTCCTGGCCATCAACTGTGGCGCGGTCAGCCGCGAGCTGCTGGAGAGCGAACTGTTCGGCCATGAAAAGGGAGCCTTTACCGGCGCCACCGGAACCAAGATCGGCTTGATTGCCGCCGCAGAAGGAGGCACGCTCTTTCTCGATGAACTCGGCGAGATGCCGGGCCCGATGCAGGTCAGTCTGCTTCGCTTTCTCGATCGCAATGAGTATCGCCCGGTCGGCAGCACCCGTACCTTGCAAGCCGAGGTGCGCATCGTCGGCGCCACGAATCAGGACCTTCAGGAACTCATCCATCAGGGCCGCTTTCGCGACGACCTACTCTATCGCATCAACACCGTCACCCTGCGCGTGCCTCCGTTACGTGAACGGACTGAGGATCTGACGGCACTGATCGACCACATTCTTCAGACTCTCCGGATCCCCGGAGCCACCAAACGAACCATTGCCACAGACGCCTTGCAACGCCTGGCCACCTATGCCTGGCCCGGCAATGTGCGTGAGCTGAGGAATGTGATCGAACGGATTATCTTGATGAGTGCCGAAACCGGGCTCATCACCCAAGCTGAGGTCGACCAGGTACTGCCGAAAGCCACGGGCGCTCTCCGGACAGACGATCCCGCTAATCTGACGCTGGAGGACATCGAACAGCGCCATATCCTGCGCGTCCTCGACGCGAGCGGAGGCAATAAAACCGCTGCTGCCAAAATATTGGACATCGACTACAAAACGCTGCTGGCCAAGCTCAAGAAGTTTGCCATCGACAAATAA
- a CDS encoding pyridoxamine 5'-phosphate oxidase family protein, with amino-acid sequence MDRPNISGEQQAQEQFGTSNRAAAFHANQVLDHLNGPMQQFIARQEMAFIATASAGGACDCSFRAGTRGFVAVLDEKTLVYPEYRGNGVLASVGNILENPHIGIIFLDYYLTTMGLHVNGKAHILTPGEIESLPHLPAGMLESIQTKGGRRPEAWILVNVEEAYVHCSKHVPLMKRLDKHIAWGSDDEFVKGGDYFQVKKKPRS; translated from the coding sequence ATGGACCGGCCAAATATCTCAGGGGAACAGCAGGCGCAAGAACAATTCGGCACATCCAACCGAGCCGCCGCATTTCACGCCAATCAGGTTCTGGATCATTTGAATGGTCCGATGCAGCAGTTCATCGCTCGCCAAGAAATGGCCTTCATTGCCACGGCCAGCGCCGGTGGCGCATGCGATTGCTCCTTTCGTGCCGGCACCAGAGGATTCGTTGCGGTGCTGGACGAGAAGACTCTGGTGTATCCGGAATATCGAGGCAACGGCGTGCTGGCCAGTGTGGGCAACATCCTGGAGAACCCCCACATCGGCATAATTTTTCTCGACTACTATCTGACGACGATGGGTCTCCACGTCAACGGAAAGGCGCACATCCTGACTCCGGGCGAGATCGAAAGCCTGCCGCATCTCCCTGCGGGCATGCTCGAATCCATACAGACCAAAGGCGGCCGGCGGCCGGAAGCCTGGATCCTGGTGAACGTCGAAGAAGCCTATGTCCATTGCTCCAAACATGTGCCGCTCATGAAGCGGCTGGATAAGCACATCGCCTGGGGCAGTGACGATGAGTTCGTCAAAGGGGGAGACTATTTTCAGGTAAAGAAAAAACCGAGGAGTTGA